The genomic stretch GTAAATAATTATGTAAGATGTCCAAAGTGTAAGAGAGTAAGGAATATAGATGATGCGCCAGAATGTCCTGTTTGTAAATATAGGAACGAAAGAAAAAAATATAGATTGATATTCTCAAAATATGACAAATAAAACTAATTATGATATAATAAAATAATAGGAAAATAAAGGATAAATGAGATATTCAGAAGAAAGACAACAAGAACACATAAGAAGAATTAGAAGAGTGTTGGTGATGAAACCTAACGCAAGTATTTTAGATATACAAAAAGAGTTAGAAAAAAGCAAAGTTCCTATTCATTTAAACAAAGATTATATAAATAGATTATTAAGAAAAATAAGAAAAGAAAGAATAAAAAGAATGGATTATTATACGATAAATAAAGTATTAGCGGAATTTCAGGACGAAATAGAAGAATTAAAAAGAAGATTATGGATTATTATAAAAGATAAAGACTCATCTAAAAAAGATAAAATATTGGCTATAAAAGAATTAAGAACAAGTAGTAATGATTTATTTGATAAAATGTTTGATGCTGGAATATTTGAAAGAAAATTAGGACAATTAGAAATAGAAAACTCTCTTTCAGAAGAAGAAAGAGATTTGATTAAAAAAGTTTTAGATATAGAATATAATAAAAATGATGACAATAAAGACAATAAAGAAGAAAACAATGAATTGAAAGAAAATAAAGATGGAACAAATAATAAATGACATAGAAAATAAAATAAGCAACAACCAAGAATTTAGAAGGGCGTTAGCAAGAAGCAATTTATTGTGGTTTTCAAGAATTTATTTTGGCAATTATTTTTTTTACAAAACCGCTGATTTTCAAAAAGAAATTTATAAAGAATTAGAAGACGATAATAATAAATTTCTTGAAATAATATCTTTTAGAGGAAGCGGAAAGACAACAATTTCAATGTTATTTTATCCTATATGGGCAATGATTACAGGCAAAGCCCATTTTATTGTTTTAATATCAGATACATTTTCGCAAATAAAAGAACACATTTACAACATAAAAACAGAATTGGAAAACAATTCTTTATTAAAAAAAGATTTTGGACCTTTTAATATTTTAGAAAACGCAAAATCAGAAGAATGGCAAAAAACATCTATTATTATTCCTACATACGACACAAAAATAGTTGGAAAATCAACAGGACAAAAAGTTAGGGGGATAAGATATAAGCAATGGAGACCAGATTTAGTTATAATTGATGATATTGAAGATGTAGAGATGATAAGAACAAAAGAGCAAAGAGACAAAACTCATAGATGGTTGGTGGGAAATGTTATGCCAGCAGGAGAGGCTAAAAAAACAAAATTTATTCTTATAGGAAACTTACTTCATTCAGACGGAGTAATGTCAAGAATTGAAAAAGAGATTAAAGATAAAATAAGAGATGGAAAAGTTTTGAAAATACCATTGATAAATGATAGAAATGAAATCGCTTGGCCAGACAAGTTTCCTAATGAGGAAGTAATAGAAGAAGAAAAAAGAAAAATCGGATATAACGATTCGATAGGAATGAGGTCGTGGCAAAGAGAATATTTATTAAGAATTGTGCCAGAAGAAGGACAAGTGATAAAAGATGATTGGATTAAATATTATGATGAGTTGCCAAAAGATGAAAATATAATATCAAAAGGGACAGGAGTTGATTTAGCGATATCTAAAAAATCTACTGCTGATTATACCGCAATGGTTAGCGGAGTGATGGCAGTTGTTAATAACAAACCAACGATATATGTAATGCCTAATCCAGTGAACGAAAGATTAAGCGGTTTTGAAACAACGAATAAAGCATCTATTGTAAGCAATATATTAGGAAATGGAACTAATACTCCTTTGTGGGTTGAAGATGTCGCTTATCAAGCAATGCAGATTGAAGCAATGCAGAAGGCAGGATTACCAGCAATAGGAGTTAAGGTTAGTTCTGATAAAAGAGCAAGATTAATGACAATATCTTCTTACATAGAAAACGGAATGGTATTGTTTCCTAAAAAAGGCTGTGAGGATTTATTGATACAACTTTTAAACTTTGGAATTGAAGAACACGATGATTTAGTTGACGCTTTTGTATTTTTAGTTTATGGATTAATGACGCAATATTCACAATCGCCAACTATTACCTGGTTTTAATTTGACAATGAAATAAAATAATAATATAATTTAATAAATTAAAATATTTTTTATGAGCATTTTTTCTAATTTTAAAAAAATATTTTTACCAAATAAAACAAAAACATTTTTAGATGATTTAGACGATGATTTTGATTATCCATCAAGAAGAAGTTTTTTTTCAGATTATAACAAAACAAAATTTTTATACTCTTACTCAAAATCAGTTTATGTTTATGCTTGCGTTTCAAGAATAGCGGAAAGCGTTTCAGCAATTGATTTTAAACTTTTTAAAATCTTAAACAATAGAGGTGAGGTTGAAGAGATATTATCGCATCCTATTTTAGATTTGTTATATCGTGTAAATCCTTTTTACACAAAAGAGGAATTTATTCAAACAGATGTTATAAACAGAAAATTGTCAGGTGATAGTTTTATTTTAAAAGTAAGAAATAATAAAAATGTAGTTGTGGAGTTATGGAATATAAGGCCTGATTTAATTACAATTGTAGAAGACGAGGAAAACTTTATTAAATATTATGAGATAGTTCAAGATGGAAAAACAAAAAGAATTGACAAAAACGATATCATTCACATAAAGTATCCATCGCCATTAAGTTATTACTTAGGAATGTCGCCAGTGTTGCCAGCAGAAGAAAGAATTGAAATTGAAGAATTTGCTAATAATTATCAGAGAAACTTTTTCATAAATAACGCAAGGCCAGATGGAATAATAGAAGTTCCCACTTATTTAAATCCTATTCAAGTTAAGGAATTGATAATGGGGTGGGAAAAAAGACATAAAGGAGATGGAAAAAGCAGTAGGTTAGGAGTATTAACTAACGGAGCGAAATATAATCAAATATCGTTGAGTCAAAAAGAGATGGACTATATTGAATCGATGAAATTTACAAGAGATGACATTCTTGTAGCATTTAAGGTGCCAAAGCCTATTGTAGCGATATTAGATGATGTTAATAGGGCAAATAGTTTAACGGCACAACAGATATTTATAAGAGAAACAATTATTCCTGAAATGAGATTATTAGTTAATAAATTAAATGAAGAGTTGATTATTCCTGAATTCGGTGAAGAGTATTATTTAGATTTTGTTGACCCAACGCCAGAGGATAGAGAATTAAAATTACAAGAATTACAAGCAGGAATTGATAAATGGATTACAATAAATGAAGCAAGAAAAATGTTTAACTTGCCTGCTATAACAGGAGGAGATGTTTTGTTTAGGCCTTTAACTGATAATATTATAGAAGCAGAAGTTGAAAAAACAAAACTATATAATATTAAATCGTTGCACGGAAGAAGGGCTTTAAAAATTAAGAACGAATTAAAAGAAAAAATATATAATGATAATATAATTAAAAAGAATTTTAGCAGGTCATTGTTTAAAGACACTGAAAAAAGAAAACAATATTCTGAGTATGTTATAAGAGACATAGAAAATAAAAAAAATAGAATGAGGCAATTAGTGGTAAGATTAGCAAATCAGGAAAGAGATGAAGTAATTAAAAATTTTACCAAGGAAAGGCCAAAAACAAAAAGAGAAATTAAAAAATTATTGAACAAAGAAGAAGAGGAAAATAAATTTATTGAAAATATATTCCCTTTATATGTTTCAATTTTTCAAGAGGCAGGGGATAAAGCGATGAAATTATTGAGAATTGACAAGCCCTTTGACATTCATAAAAGTTATAAAAAAATAAACACAGGAAAAGAAATAAATAGAATGCTAAAAGAAAGAGCAAAATTGTTTGCCCATTCAGTTATA from bacterium encodes the following:
- the terL gene encoding phage terminase large subunit; the encoded protein is MEQIINDIENKISNNQEFRRALARSNLLWFSRIYFGNYFFYKTADFQKEIYKELEDDNNKFLEIISFRGSGKTTISMLFYPIWAMITGKAHFIVLISDTFSQIKEHIYNIKTELENNSLLKKDFGPFNILENAKSEEWQKTSIIIPTYDTKIVGKSTGQKVRGIRYKQWRPDLVIIDDIEDVEMIRTKEQRDKTHRWLVGNVMPAGEAKKTKFILIGNLLHSDGVMSRIEKEIKDKIRDGKVLKIPLINDRNEIAWPDKFPNEEVIEEEKRKIGYNDSIGMRSWQREYLLRIVPEEGQVIKDDWIKYYDELPKDENIISKGTGVDLAISKKSTADYTAMVSGVMAVVNNKPTIYVMPNPVNERLSGFETTNKASIVSNILGNGTNTPLWVEDVAYQAMQIEAMQKAGLPAIGVKVSSDKRARLMTISSYIENGMVLFPKKGCEDLLIQLLNFGIEEHDDLVDAFVFLVYGLMTQYSQSPTITWF
- a CDS encoding phage portal protein; translated protein: MSIFSNFKKIFLPNKTKTFLDDLDDDFDYPSRRSFFSDYNKTKFLYSYSKSVYVYACVSRIAESVSAIDFKLFKILNNRGEVEEILSHPILDLLYRVNPFYTKEEFIQTDVINRKLSGDSFILKVRNNKNVVVELWNIRPDLITIVEDEENFIKYYEIVQDGKTKRIDKNDIIHIKYPSPLSYYLGMSPVLPAEERIEIEEFANNYQRNFFINNARPDGIIEVPTYLNPIQVKELIMGWEKRHKGDGKSSRLGVLTNGAKYNQISLSQKEMDYIESMKFTRDDILVAFKVPKPIVAILDDVNRANSLTAQQIFIRETIIPEMRLLVNKLNEELIIPEFGEEYYLDFVDPTPEDRELKLQELQAGIDKWITINEARKMFNLPAITGGDVLFRPLTDNIIEAEVEKTKLYNIKSLHGRRALKIKNELKEKIYNDNIIKKNFSRSLFKDTEKRKQYSEYVIRDIENKKNRMRQLVVRLANQERDEVIKNFTKERPKTKREIKKLLNKEEEENKFIENIFPLYVSIFQEAGDKAMKLLRIDKPFDIHKSYKKINTGKEINRMLKERAKLFAHSVIGTTLDKLADSLSVGIEEGKSIPELKEIIKDVYREFSDYRSETIARTETNAVVNEAHIEAYRQSEVVEGKEWVATLDDRVRPEHLAIDGEIVELDKPFSNNLMYPCEPNCRCTIAPVVINLSNKI